One region of Deinococcus koreensis genomic DNA includes:
- a CDS encoding ABC transporter permease — translation MTATLSPTAASGEVRQTPLAMALRRFRRNRVGVLSFWVIVALYLIAAFAGFLAPYSITAQHEEFPYQRPQAVHLVHDGKLTRPFVYGFKKSRDPVTFKSTFAEDKSRPLPILFLVRGDDPAESRYNLLGVFKSQWHLFGVKGGFYFPLGTDKFGRDLLSRMLVGSQVSLTVGVIGVLISFAIGIVLGGVSGYFGGWVDNLLQRLIEVLLSFPRLPILLALSTIIPARWPSTLVYLGIIAVLSLIGWAGLARVVRGQVISARSMDYVQAARGLGASDLRVILRHIMPNLSSILIVTATLALPGYILGESALSFLGLGIKEPMTSWGLLLKDAQNFETLNLYPWLLLPGVLIVISVLAFNFMGDALRDAADTQSR, via the coding sequence ATGACCGCCACCCTCTCCCCCACCGCCGCGTCCGGTGAAGTCCGGCAGACGCCGCTCGCGATGGCCCTGCGGCGCTTCCGGCGCAACCGGGTGGGCGTGCTGAGCTTCTGGGTGATCGTGGCCCTGTACCTGATCGCCGCCTTCGCGGGTTTCCTCGCGCCCTATTCCATCACCGCCCAGCACGAGGAGTTTCCGTACCAGCGCCCGCAGGCCGTCCATCTGGTTCACGACGGCAAGCTCACGCGGCCCTTCGTCTACGGCTTCAAGAAATCGCGCGATCCCGTGACCTTCAAGTCCACCTTCGCGGAGGACAAATCGAGGCCCCTGCCCATCCTCTTCCTCGTGCGCGGCGATGACCCGGCCGAGTCGCGCTACAACCTGCTGGGCGTCTTTAAAAGCCAGTGGCACCTCTTCGGGGTGAAAGGCGGCTTTTATTTTCCGCTGGGCACCGACAAGTTCGGCCGCGACCTGCTCTCGCGGATGCTGGTGGGCTCGCAGGTCAGCCTGACGGTCGGCGTGATCGGGGTGCTGATCTCCTTTGCCATCGGCATCGTGCTGGGCGGAGTCAGCGGGTATTTCGGCGGCTGGGTGGACAACCTCCTGCAGCGGCTGATCGAGGTACTGCTGTCGTTCCCCCGGCTGCCCATCCTGCTGGCGCTGTCCACCATCATCCCGGCGCGCTGGCCGTCCACGCTGGTGTACCTGGGCATCATCGCGGTGCTGTCCCTGATCGGCTGGGCGGGGCTGGCGCGGGTGGTGCGCGGGCAGGTGATCTCGGCGCGCAGCATGGATTACGTGCAGGCGGCGCGCGGCCTGGGCGCCAGCGACCTGCGGGTGATCCTGCGCCACATCATGCCCAACCTGAGTTCCATCCTGATCGTGACCGCCACGCTGGCGCTGCCCGGCTACATCCTGGGCGAGAGCGCGCTGAGCTTCCTGGGGCTGGGCATCAAGGAGCCCATGACGAGTTGGGGCCTGCTGCTCAAGGACGCGCAGAACTTCGAGACCCTGAACCTCTATCCGTGGCTGCTGCTGCCCGGCGTGCTGATCGTGATCTCCGTACTGGCTTTCAACTTCATGGGCGACGCCCTGCGCGACGCCGCCGATACCCAGAGCCGCTGA
- a CDS encoding ABC transporter permease, which yields MLTYALRRILGMIPTLLLISAVCFLVINLQPGSFLDQYLEDPRVTKETVTAITRQLGLDQPAWVQYLTWVKGIVLHGDFGFSFANGRPVSSLIWERLGWTVFLALLTLIVSWVIAIPLGIYTAINRYGPAATVANFLGYVSLATPDFLVALLLIALVLNTGGSNVGGLFSPDFIGAPWSGAKVLDLLNHLWIPMIAIGLEGVAGLMRQMRASTLDVINQDYIRTARSKGLSERRVLWRHAVRNAVNPLISLAGLSLPSLISGTIIASIVLNLPTIGPFLYDSLLNKDQYVAMTLLLFSALLLLVGNLLADLALAWADPRVRFE from the coding sequence ATGCTGACCTACGCCCTGCGCCGCATCCTGGGCATGATTCCCACGCTGCTGCTGATCAGCGCCGTGTGCTTTCTGGTCATCAACCTGCAGCCCGGCTCCTTTCTCGACCAGTACCTCGAAGACCCGCGCGTGACCAAGGAGACGGTCACGGCCATCACGAGGCAGCTGGGCCTCGATCAGCCCGCCTGGGTGCAGTACCTGACCTGGGTCAAGGGCATCGTGCTGCACGGTGACTTCGGCTTTTCCTTCGCCAACGGGCGCCCGGTCTCCAGCCTGATCTGGGAACGCCTGGGCTGGACGGTGTTCCTGGCCCTGCTCACCCTCATCGTGAGCTGGGTCATCGCCATTCCGCTGGGCATCTACACGGCCATCAACCGCTACGGCCCGGCGGCCACCGTGGCGAACTTCCTGGGCTACGTGAGCCTCGCCACGCCGGACTTCCTGGTGGCGCTGCTCCTGATCGCGCTGGTGCTGAACACGGGCGGCAGCAACGTAGGCGGCCTGTTCAGCCCGGACTTCATCGGCGCGCCCTGGAGCGGGGCGAAGGTGCTCGACCTGCTCAACCACCTGTGGATTCCCATGATCGCCATCGGGCTGGAGGGCGTGGCGGGCTTGATGCGCCAGATGCGCGCCTCCACGCTGGACGTGATCAACCAGGATTACATCCGTACGGCGCGTTCCAAGGGCCTGAGCGAACGCCGGGTGCTGTGGCGGCACGCCGTGCGCAACGCCGTGAACCCGCTCATCAGCCTGGCGGGGCTGAGCCTGCCCAGCCTGATCTCGGGCACCATCATCGCCTCCATCGTGCTCAACCTGCCGACCATCGGCCCCTTTCTGTACGACAGCCTGCTGAACAAGGATCAGTACGTGGCGATGACGCTGCTGCTGTTCTCGGCGCTGCTGCTGCTGGTGGGCAACCTGCTGGCCGACCTCGCGCTGGCGTGGGCCGACCCGCGCGTGAGGTTCGAATGA
- a CDS encoding ABC transporter substrate-binding protein — protein MLKRTTLALVSLTLLGGALAAPKKVTGYGPLGVVNGKAGGTYTLALGDSPQSLFYYGVIDNNLGLLSQQMFDGLVEFNFANYKIEPALAESWTISPDGKVYTFKLRQGVKWSDGETFNADDVIFTYKNLISNPEARAGDAGNFKLGGQPVEFSKVDDYTVRFTLPRPAPAFLLQQRYFIMPQHKLAKLSIDGGAKPADINGAWPTNVAPTEVVGTGPFKLQSYTAGQKVTLVRNPNYWKVDAAGTKLPYLNQLDFLIIRDPQAQVAQFLAGNIDQLNISGAQFPDLKQKEVAGGAFKVNRFTALFGSPPFVAYNFDAKDPALAKVFSDVRFRRAMQSAVNRERIIDTVYNGLASLPGHGVAPANKAFYTNTTRQLGSFDLAAAGAALDALGLNRKNAAGTRLLPGGKPLEFDLTYGTDSAVYPPIATILQSDFGKIGVKVNLKGILSSKLLSTGQSGDWEMILHAFGDQPDPELRRPIWQPGGALYYWHRAPQPTKDGESANTAKMQPWEKEIYTIFDTAAITPSASARKALYTRWQLLFAQNLPVTPIAKPENIGVISNKFGNYVYNLGVIPGYNPVPLIFQK, from the coding sequence ATGCTCAAGCGCACCACGCTGGCTCTCGTTTCCCTCACGCTCCTGGGGGGCGCGCTCGCGGCTCCGAAGAAGGTCACCGGCTACGGCCCGCTGGGAGTCGTGAACGGCAAGGCCGGCGGCACCTACACCCTGGCCCTGGGCGACAGCCCGCAGAGCCTGTTCTACTACGGCGTGATCGACAACAACCTGGGCCTGCTCTCGCAGCAGATGTTCGACGGCCTGGTCGAATTCAACTTCGCCAACTACAAGATCGAGCCCGCGCTGGCCGAGAGCTGGACGATCAGCCCGGACGGCAAGGTCTACACCTTCAAGCTCCGCCAGGGCGTGAAGTGGAGCGACGGCGAGACCTTCAACGCCGACGACGTGATCTTCACCTACAAGAACCTGATCTCGAACCCCGAGGCCCGCGCCGGCGACGCCGGGAACTTCAAGCTGGGCGGCCAGCCGGTCGAGTTCAGCAAGGTCGACGACTACACCGTGCGCTTCACCCTGCCGCGCCCGGCGCCCGCCTTCTTGCTGCAGCAGCGCTACTTCATCATGCCGCAGCACAAGCTGGCCAAGCTGAGCATCGACGGCGGCGCCAAGCCCGCCGACATCAACGGCGCGTGGCCCACCAACGTGGCGCCCACTGAAGTCGTCGGCACCGGCCCCTTCAAGCTGCAGAGCTACACGGCCGGGCAGAAGGTCACGCTGGTGAGGAACCCGAACTACTGGAAGGTCGACGCGGCCGGCACCAAGCTGCCCTACCTGAACCAGCTCGACTTCCTGATCATCCGTGATCCGCAGGCGCAGGTGGCGCAGTTTCTGGCCGGCAACATCGACCAGCTCAACATCTCGGGCGCGCAGTTCCCGGATCTGAAGCAGAAGGAGGTCGCGGGCGGGGCCTTCAAGGTCAACCGCTTCACGGCGCTGTTCGGTTCGCCGCCCTTCGTCGCCTACAACTTCGACGCCAAAGACCCGGCGCTGGCCAAAGTGTTCAGCGACGTGCGCTTCCGCCGCGCCATGCAGTCGGCCGTGAACCGCGAGCGGATCATCGACACCGTGTACAACGGGCTGGCCAGCCTGCCCGGCCACGGCGTCGCGCCGGCCAACAAGGCCTTTTACACGAACACCACCCGCCAGCTCGGCTCCTTCGATCTGGCCGCTGCCGGCGCCGCCCTGGACGCCCTGGGGCTGAACAGGAAGAACGCCGCCGGCACGCGCCTGCTGCCGGGCGGCAAGCCCCTGGAGTTCGACCTGACCTACGGCACCGACTCGGCCGTCTACCCGCCCATCGCCACCATCCTGCAGAGCGACTTCGGCAAGATCGGCGTGAAGGTGAACCTGAAGGGCATCCTGAGCTCCAAGTTGCTCTCGACCGGCCAGAGCGGCGACTGGGAGATGATCCTGCACGCCTTCGGCGACCAGCCCGATCCCGAGCTGCGCCGCCCGATCTGGCAGCCCGGCGGCGCGCTGTACTACTGGCACCGCGCTCCTCAGCCCACCAAGGACGGCGAGAGCGCCAACACCGCCAAGATGCAGCCGTGGGAAAAGGAGATCTACACCATCTTCGACACGGCGGCCATCACGCCCAGCGCCTCGGCCCGCAAGGCCCTGTACACCCGCTGGCAGCTGCTGTTCGCCCAGAACCTGCCGGTCACGCCCATCGCCAAGCCGGAGAACATCGGCGTGATCAGCAACAAGTTCGGCAACTACGTGTACAACCTGGGCGTGATTCCGGGTTACAACCCCGTCCCGCTCATCTTCCAGAAGTGA
- a CDS encoding GntR family transcriptional regulator has protein sequence MSSTPAWAIPIDSGSATPVYVQVAQELQRRIENGELRRGSALPAERDLATHLHISRVTVRQALALLEKQGLLQRKHGSGTFVTPPALPGEMPSRPLGLLSSFSDDVRSRGQTPGARVLSFERGRPSAHEALSLALSPAETVYRVRRLRTADGEPLAIEESTLPAALVGPLEIGDVTDSSLYALLRSRRVEPQRAIRHLRAVNADLGLAGLLGVAVGAALLTTERVSWTAGAQPIEYARAHYRGDRFDFVMELQGDQDA, from the coding sequence ATGTCCTCCACGCCTGCCTGGGCCATCCCCATCGACTCGGGGAGCGCCACGCCCGTCTATGTTCAGGTCGCCCAGGAGCTGCAGCGCCGCATCGAGAACGGCGAGCTGCGCCGGGGCAGCGCCCTGCCGGCCGAGCGCGATCTGGCCACGCACCTGCACATCTCGCGGGTCACGGTGCGCCAGGCGCTGGCGCTGCTGGAAAAACAGGGCCTGCTGCAGCGCAAGCACGGCAGCGGCACCTTCGTCACGCCGCCCGCGCTGCCCGGCGAGATGCCCAGCCGCCCGCTGGGCCTGCTGTCGTCTTTCTCCGACGACGTGCGCTCGCGCGGTCAGACGCCCGGCGCCCGCGTGCTCTCCTTCGAGCGCGGGCGCCCCAGCGCGCACGAGGCCCTGAGCCTGGCCCTCTCGCCCGCCGAGACCGTCTACCGGGTGCGGCGCCTGCGAACCGCCGACGGCGAGCCGCTGGCCATCGAGGAGAGCACCCTGCCCGCCGCCCTGGTCGGGCCGCTGGAGATCGGGGACGTGACCGACTCCAGCCTGTACGCCCTGCTGCGCTCGCGCCGGGTGGAGCCCCAGCGCGCCATCCGCCACCTGCGGGCCGTGAACGCCGACCTGGGGCTGGCCGGGCTGCTGGGCGTGGCGGTGGGGGCCGCCCTGCTGACCACCGAGCGGGTGTCGTGGACGGCCGGGGCGCAGCCCATCGAGTACGCCCGCGCGCACTACCGGGGCGACCGCTTCGACTTCGTGATGGAGCTGCAGGGAGACCAGGACGCATGA
- a CDS encoding anhydro-N-acetylmuramic acid kinase codes for MTPGRAPRILGLMSGTSADGIDAALLELPGWPALGSGAPFPELPPGPPRGRVVERSFRPYPADLRASVLAAMRGELDSAALTQLHWRLGEELAQAARPLAPRADLIASHGQTVQHHPTVTPGRGWARPATLQLGEAAVIAEVTGRAVVADFRPADIAAGGVGAPLVPFADWALFAQGGVTRALLNLGGIANLTVLPGLDPAGVQAFDTGPANCLIDEVAARAGLERDEGGRLAAAGRVDEATLERWLAHPEFRQPPPKATGREVWNLQRLEPPAALSLPDLAATATAFTARSVALALHAFLPAQPDELVVAGGGALNPALMAELARGLRPICIRSFSDLGWDTRGFTPATREAAAFAFLGYAHAQGWANTLPHTTGARHAVSAGKLTPAPLGVDSAGRP; via the coding sequence ATGACGCCCGGGCGTGCCCCCCGCATCCTGGGCCTGATGAGCGGCACCAGCGCCGACGGCATCGACGCCGCGCTGCTGGAGCTGCCGGGCTGGCCGGCGCTGGGTTCGGGTGCGCCCTTCCCCGAGCTGCCCCCCGGCCCCCCGCGTGGCCGGGTGGTGGAGAGATCGTTCCGGCCCTACCCCGCCGACCTGCGGGCGAGCGTGCTGGCGGCCATGCGCGGCGAGCTGGACAGCGCCGCCCTCACCCAGCTCCACTGGCGGCTGGGCGAGGAACTGGCGCAGGCCGCCCGGCCCCTGGCCCCCCGCGCCGACCTGATCGCCTCCCACGGTCAGACCGTGCAGCACCACCCTACGGTGACCCCGGGGCGTGGCTGGGCGCGGCCCGCCACCCTGCAGCTGGGCGAGGCGGCGGTGATCGCCGAAGTGACCGGCAGGGCGGTGGTGGCGGATTTTCGGCCGGCGGATATCGCCGCTGGCGGGGTGGGCGCTCCCCTGGTGCCCTTCGCGGACTGGGCGTTGTTCGCGCAAGGGGGCGTGACGCGCGCCCTGCTGAACCTGGGCGGCATCGCCAACCTGACCGTGCTGCCGGGCCTCGACCCGGCCGGCGTGCAGGCCTTCGACACCGGCCCCGCCAACTGCCTGATCGACGAGGTGGCCGCCCGCGCCGGACTGGAGCGCGACGAGGGCGGCCGGCTCGCCGCCGCCGGGCGGGTGGACGAGGCGACGCTGGAGCGCTGGCTAGCGCATCCCGAATTCCGTCAGCCGCCCCCCAAGGCCACCGGCCGCGAGGTCTGGAACCTGCAGCGGCTGGAGCCCCCGGCCGCGCTGTCTCTCCCCGATCTGGCCGCCACCGCCACCGCCTTCACCGCCCGCAGCGTGGCGCTGGCGTTGCACGCCTTCCTGCCGGCCCAGCCCGATGAACTCGTGGTGGCGGGCGGCGGCGCCCTGAACCCTGCGCTGATGGCCGAGCTGGCCCGCGGCCTGCGGCCCATTTGCATCCGCAGCTTCTCCGACCTCGGCTGGGACACCCGGGGCTTCACGCCCGCCACCCGCGAGGCCGCCGCCTTCGCATTTCTGGGCTACGCGCACGCGCAGGGCTGGGCGAACACCCTGCCGCACACGACCGGCGCCCGCCACGCGGTCAGCGCCGGCAAGCTGACCCCCGCGCCCCTGGGTGTGGACAGCGCGGGGCGCCCGTGA
- the murQ gene encoding N-acetylmuramic acid 6-phosphate etherase, whose amino-acid sequence MKADPRRTEAVHPDHADLDSLSVPDLVAVLAGDQLEAVRAVQQAAPALSLAVERALPGLQRGGRLVYAGAGTSGRLGVLDATELTPTFSWPPERAVPLIAGGERAIRQAIEGAEDDAPAGEADVLSAGVGGNDVLLAVAASGTTPYVLGAVRCARAQGALTVGLSNNPDTPLLTLADIGVLLDTGPEVISGSTRLKAGTAQKIALNTLSSALMVRLGKVYGNLMVDMRASNEKLQGRALRLVQHATGADDQAAGTALSAAGGHVKTAIVMLLLHVDAGQASRCLEAEGGHARAALIRAGQEER is encoded by the coding sequence GTGAAAGCCGATCCCCGCCGCACCGAGGCGGTTCACCCGGATCACGCCGATCTGGACAGCCTGAGCGTGCCCGACCTGGTGGCGGTGCTGGCCGGCGATCAGCTGGAGGCCGTCCGGGCGGTGCAGCAGGCCGCTCCGGCGCTCTCGCTGGCGGTCGAGCGCGCCCTGCCCGGCCTGCAGCGCGGCGGCCGGCTGGTCTACGCGGGCGCCGGCACCAGCGGGCGCCTGGGCGTGCTGGACGCCACCGAGCTGACCCCCACCTTCTCCTGGCCCCCCGAGCGGGCGGTGCCCCTCATCGCCGGCGGCGAGCGCGCCATCCGCCAGGCCATCGAGGGCGCCGAGGACGACGCGCCGGCCGGGGAGGCCGATGTGCTGAGCGCCGGGGTGGGCGGAAACGACGTGCTGCTGGCGGTCGCGGCCAGCGGCACCACCCCGTATGTGCTGGGCGCCGTGCGCTGTGCGCGGGCGCAGGGCGCCCTGACGGTCGGCCTGTCCAACAACCCGGACACGCCGCTGCTCACGCTGGCCGACATCGGCGTGCTGCTGGACACCGGCCCGGAGGTCATCTCCGGCAGCACCCGGCTGAAGGCCGGCACCGCCCAGAAGATCGCCCTGAACACCCTGTCCAGCGCGCTGATGGTGCGGCTGGGCAAGGTCTACGGCAACCTGATGGTGGACATGCGGGCCAGCAACGAGAAACTCCAGGGCCGCGCCCTGCGGCTGGTGCAGCACGCCACCGGCGCCGACGACCAGGCGGCCGGGACGGCGCTCTCGGCGGCCGGCGGGCACGTCAAGACTGCCATCGTCATGCTGCTGCTGCACGTGGATGCCGGGCAGGCCAGCCGGTGCCTGGAGGCCGAGGGGGGACACGCCCGCGCCGCCCTGATCCGGGCGGGACAGGAGGAGCGGTGA
- a CDS encoding serine hydrolase domain-containing protein: MREGALIPRRTHALLEGAVASGGLPGAALGVVDAAGQRQTLTLGLAQREPDVVPLEGGHWWDLASLTKPLFTARSILRAAEAGQLDLDDPLETHLPELAWMQDSALRARTLRQLLTHTAGLPAWAPLYTWGDAATIRSRLLQEAWDLQPPGEVTYSDLGYLLLGRVLERVHGRALREFALEDGLSFTPPPEASVATERCLWRERTLRGETHDENAAALGGVAGHAGLFGTLDGVMNQAERILRGGWLSAAAQEAAVRPAAPGRTLAFVQAQPGWSGGSLCSPETLGHTGFTGTGLWVDPRRGLAWVLLTNRVHPSRHGTFDIQGLRRAVGNTLLAAQG; the protein is encoded by the coding sequence GTGAGGGAAGGGGCGCTGATCCCGCGCCGCACCCACGCCCTCCTGGAGGGCGCGGTCGCCTCCGGGGGGCTGCCCGGCGCCGCGCTGGGCGTCGTGGACGCCGCGGGCCAGCGGCAGACCCTGACCCTGGGCCTCGCGCAGCGCGAGCCCGACGTGGTGCCCCTGGAAGGCGGCCACTGGTGGGATCTGGCGAGCCTGACCAAGCCGCTGTTCACGGCGCGCTCGATCCTGCGCGCCGCCGAGGCGGGGCAGCTCGACCTGGACGATCCTCTGGAGACGCACCTGCCCGAGCTGGCCTGGATGCAGGATTCCGCCCTGAGGGCGCGCACCCTGCGCCAGCTGCTGACCCACACGGCGGGCCTGCCCGCCTGGGCCCCGCTCTACACCTGGGGCGACGCCGCCACCATCCGCTCGAGGCTGCTGCAGGAAGCGTGGGACCTGCAGCCGCCCGGCGAGGTCACGTATTCGGATCTCGGGTATCTGCTGCTGGGCCGCGTGCTGGAGCGGGTGCATGGCCGGGCGCTGCGGGAGTTCGCGCTGGAGGACGGCCTGAGCTTCACCCCGCCCCCGGAGGCCAGCGTGGCGACCGAACGCTGTCTCTGGCGGGAGCGGACGCTGCGCGGCGAGACCCACGACGAGAACGCGGCGGCGCTGGGCGGCGTGGCCGGGCACGCGGGCCTCTTCGGCACCCTGGACGGCGTGATGAATCAGGCGGAACGGATCCTGCGCGGCGGCTGGCTGTCGGCCGCCGCACAGGAGGCGGCCGTGCGCCCCGCCGCCCCGGGACGCACCCTGGCCTTCGTGCAGGCCCAGCCCGGCTGGAGCGGGGGCAGCCTGTGCAGTCCGGAAACGCTGGGGCACACCGGCTTCACCGGCACGGGCCTGTGGGTCGATCCCCGCCGTGGGCTGGCCTGGGTGCTGCTCACCAACCGGGTGCATCCGAGCCGGCACGGCACTTTCGATATCCAGGGCCTGCGGCGGGCGGTGGGCAACACCCTGCTGGCCGCCCAAGGATGA
- a CDS encoding glycosyltransferase family 4 protein, producing MTIRRVLILGNHTPRQCGIATFTADLADALLAAQPALDVRVAAMNDGQAYEYPGRVVLSIDQHDHPDYLRAAAAINAMNVDVVCVQHEFGIFGGPAGSYLLGLLRALEAPVVTTLHTVLEEYSPEQRAVVEELTVLSERLVVMSERAVSFLTAQGVPAGKIEFIHHGVPLLIHDRDEEKARLGLQGRQVILTFGLLSPNKGLETAIRALPAVVRDHPDLTYLILGATHPHLRAREGEAYREGLMALAESLGVSGNVRFENRFASLEELGRFIAAADIYLTPYLNREQITSGTLAYALGNGKAVVSTPYWHAEELLAQGRGELVPFRDEAALGAVLCRLLGDPAGRAALEARALEYGRHMSWPSIGAQYLDVFGETARAVTLTLPAPALPSVTLRHVAALSDDTGVFQHATFTLPNPHEGYTTDDNARALMLAAACPDEPHAPLLARRALTFLHHALDADGFFRNFMSYDRRWLEARGSENAQARAVRALVIAAEGLTDAGLRGAARELLGHAWPALHGLESPRAQAIALIALAAHREHGGPHADLDALAHAYAANLRRLHAAHASPEWPWFEPYLSYSNAKLPHGLIAYGRAYGRPADVALGLEALSWLETVQTGPHGTFWPVGSERVYRAGEARPLWDGQPIEVHATVAADLEAFYATGNEHWLELARRAVDWLLGSNPLRQPLYDAASGGCRDGLHRERLNMNEGAESTLALWQSVADLNAAQSAPSARTLTGD from the coding sequence ATGACCATCCGACGTGTCCTGATCCTGGGGAACCACACGCCGCGTCAATGCGGTATCGCCACCTTCACCGCCGACCTCGCCGACGCCCTGCTGGCCGCCCAGCCCGCTCTGGACGTGCGGGTCGCGGCCATGAACGACGGCCAGGCCTACGAGTACCCTGGGCGCGTGGTGCTGAGCATCGATCAGCACGACCACCCGGATTATCTGCGCGCCGCCGCGGCCATCAACGCCATGAACGTGGACGTCGTGTGCGTGCAGCACGAGTTCGGGATCTTCGGCGGGCCGGCGGGCAGCTACCTGCTGGGCCTGCTGCGGGCCCTGGAGGCGCCGGTGGTGACCACCCTCCATACCGTGCTGGAGGAGTATTCGCCCGAGCAGCGCGCGGTGGTCGAGGAACTCACGGTGCTCAGCGAGCGCCTGGTCGTGATGAGCGAGCGGGCCGTGTCCTTCCTGACCGCCCAGGGTGTGCCGGCCGGCAAGATCGAGTTCATCCACCACGGCGTGCCGCTGCTGATCCACGACCGCGACGAGGAGAAGGCCAGGCTGGGCCTCCAGGGCCGTCAGGTCATCCTCACCTTCGGGCTGCTCTCGCCCAATAAAGGGCTGGAGACGGCCATCCGGGCGCTGCCGGCCGTGGTGCGGGATCACCCGGATCTCACCTACCTGATCCTGGGCGCCACCCACCCGCATCTGCGCGCCCGCGAGGGCGAGGCCTACCGCGAGGGGCTGATGGCGCTGGCCGAGTCGCTCGGGGTCAGCGGCAACGTGCGCTTCGAGAACCGCTTCGCCAGCCTGGAGGAACTCGGGCGCTTCATCGCTGCCGCCGACATCTACCTCACGCCGTACCTCAACCGCGAGCAGATCACCTCCGGAACGCTGGCCTACGCGCTGGGCAACGGCAAGGCCGTGGTCAGCACGCCGTACTGGCACGCCGAGGAACTGCTCGCCCAGGGCCGCGGCGAACTCGTGCCCTTCCGGGACGAGGCGGCGCTGGGAGCCGTGCTCTGCCGGCTGCTGGGCGACCCGGCCGGGCGCGCGGCGCTCGAGGCCCGCGCCCTGGAGTACGGCCGCCACATGAGCTGGCCCAGCATCGGCGCGCAGTATCTGGACGTGTTCGGCGAGACCGCCCGCGCCGTGACCCTGACCCTGCCTGCCCCCGCCCTGCCCAGCGTGACCCTGCGGCACGTGGCGGCCCTCTCCGACGATACCGGCGTGTTCCAGCACGCGACCTTCACCCTGCCCAATCCGCATGAGGGCTACACGACCGACGACAACGCCCGCGCGCTGATGCTGGCGGCGGCCTGCCCCGACGAGCCCCACGCCCCGCTGCTGGCACGCCGGGCGCTGACCTTCCTGCACCACGCGCTGGACGCCGACGGCTTCTTCCGTAATTTCATGTCCTACGACCGGCGCTGGCTGGAGGCCCGCGGCTCCGAGAACGCCCAGGCCCGCGCCGTGCGGGCGCTGGTGATCGCGGCGGAGGGACTGACGGACGCCGGCCTGCGCGGCGCCGCGCGTGAGCTGCTGGGGCACGCCTGGCCCGCTCTGCACGGCCTGGAGAGCCCCCGCGCCCAGGCCATCGCCCTGATCGCCCTGGCCGCCCACCGCGAGCACGGCGGCCCCCACGCCGACCTTGACGCCCTGGCCCACGCCTACGCCGCCAACCTGCGGCGGCTGCACGCGGCCCACGCCTCCCCCGAGTGGCCCTGGTTCGAGCCCTACCTGAGCTATTCGAACGCCAAACTGCCGCACGGCCTGATCGCCTACGGCCGCGCCTATGGCCGGCCTGCCGACGTGGCCCTGGGCCTGGAGGCGCTGAGCTGGCTGGAGACGGTGCAGACGGGCCCCCACGGCACCTTCTGGCCGGTGGGCAGCGAGCGCGTCTACCGCGCTGGCGAGGCCCGGCCTCTGTGGGACGGCCAGCCCATCGAGGTACACGCCACGGTCGCCGCCGATCTGGAGGCCTTCTACGCTACGGGAAACGAGCACTGGCTGGAGCTGGCCCGCCGCGCGGTGGACTGGCTGCTGGGCTCGAATCCTCTGCGGCAGCCCCTGTACGACGCGGCCAGCGGCGGCTGCCGCGACGGGCTGCACCGTGAGCGACTGAACATGAACGAGGGGGCGGAGAGCACCCTGGCGCTGTGGCAGAGCGTGGCCGACCTGAACGCCGCCCAGAGTGCCCCGAGCGCCCGGACGCTGACCGGTGACTAG